Proteins found in one Larimichthys crocea isolate SSNF chromosome I, L_crocea_2.0, whole genome shotgun sequence genomic segment:
- the pard6a gene encoding partitioning defective 6 homolog alpha isoform X2, whose protein sequence is MSGSTRSPQQQHRTPLKLTDNMVEVKSKFEAEYRRFALKRNGPGGFQEFYSLLQTIHLIPGVDVLLGYADVHGDLLPINNDDNFHKAISSANPLLRIIITKKEDEPVVFATDSLQRRKKGLGLTGLRTTGSGSTHSKNKPGLMIGLPQNFRQISSIIDVDILPETHRRVRLHKHGTHKPLGFYIRDGVSVRVTPQGVEKVPGVFISRLVRGGLAESTGLLGVNDEILEVNGIDVAGKSLDQVTDMMVANSHNLIVTVKPANQRNNVVHRGSKTSMGNSGSVGSAGSTSSAPSHDSPSPASQSNPITASNSIAEGDSDDEDDDGDVILENDYLTPFDSQQDTNSNNTNLNRDSPNNRPHNSRPLPQSVSLPNSVGATLGVRSTMMSSHNGNPAHISSSSQESMREDGNIITL, encoded by the exons TTTGAGGCAGAATACCGTCGCTTTGCTCTAAAGAGAAATGGCCCAGGTGGCTTCCAGGAGTTCTACAGCCTCCTCCAAACCATCCATCTGATCCCTGGTGTCGACGTTCTGCTGGGATACGCCGACGTTCATGGAGACCTCCTTCCAATCAACAATGATGACAACTTCCACAAAGCTATCTCATCAGCCAATCCTCTGCTACGTATTATCATAACCAAAAAAG AGGATGAACCTGTAGTTTTTGCCACCGACTCCCTGCAGAGGCGTAAAAAAGGACTCGGTTTAACTGGACTGCGAACCACTGGCTCAGGCTCCACCCACTCAAAGAACAAACCGGGCCTTATGATTGGCCTGCCACAAAACTTCAGACAGATCTCATCTATTATTGATGTGGACATCCTACCTGAAACACACCGACGTGTACGACTCCACAAGCATGGTACCCACAAACCACTGGGCTTTTATATCCGTGATGGGGTGAGCGTGCGGGTGACACCACAAGGGGTGGAGAAG GTTCCAGGGGTGTTCATATCTCGTCTGGTACGTGGTGGGCTAGCAGAAAGCACAGGACTGCTAGGAGTTAATGATGAGATTCTCGAGGTCAACGGCATTGATGTAGCAGGAAAATCTTTGGATCAG GTGACAGACATGATGGTGGCCAACAGTCACAACCTCATTGTAACTGTCAAACCAGCTAACCAGAGGAACAATGTGGTGCATCGTGGGAGTAAAACCTCAATGGGTAACTCTGGTTCTGTGGGTTCAGCTGGATCTACGAGCTCCGCTCCATCGCATGACTCACCAAGTCCTGCTTCTCAAAGCAACCCCATTACTGCAAG CAATAGCATTGCAGAGGGcgacagtgatgatgaagatgacgatGGCGATGTCATTCTGGAGAATGACTACCTGACACCTTTCGACTCACAACAGGacaccaacagcaacaacactaACCTCAACAGAGACTCACCTAACAACAGGCCTCACAATTCGAGGCCCCTCCCACAGAGTGTCTCATTGCCCAATAGCGTTGGTGCAACCCTGGGTGTCAGGTCCACGATGATGTCCAGTCATAACGGAAACCCTGCCCACATATCTAGTAGCAGTCAAGAGAGCATGAGGGAAGATGGCAACATAATAACATTGTAA